In one Paramisgurnus dabryanus chromosome 21, PD_genome_1.1, whole genome shotgun sequence genomic region, the following are encoded:
- the psmb11b gene encoding proteasome subunit beta type-11b has translation MALQDVCGLHDAPLLPQWSAPLSQSFMPENSTRLFGGGIYGEASCSWLPRGGAVSPLEFYMPVAEYLTESPIEFGQTSLGSSTTNLLTVDHLQPSLPSISLPTPSPCLISPAVPLPFALSHGTTTLGFAFQGGVIAAADTRSSCSGLVACPASPKVLPIHSHLVGTTSGTSADCALWKRILARELRLYQLRYRRRLSTGGAAKLLSHMLHPFKGTELCVAATLCGWDGDEVTGLDVEEEPITGRYANTQPTMKTNTQTTSRILSSQSESSSDLSVVRSRVSGPRVVYVCSDGRRLQGDLFSVGSGSPYAYSILDSSVYWGMSVVEAASIAREAVYRATHRDAYSGNNVDLYHVTAKGWRRRQREDLKEEYYREKERERKRTADRTIEKTLMAK, from the exons ATGGCTTTACAAGATGTATGCGGCTTGCACGATGCCCCTCTGCTCCCTCAATGGAGTGCTCCACTCTCACAGTCCTTTATGCCCGAAAATTCCACTCGTCTGTTCGGAGGAGGGATTTATGGAGAGGCTTCTTGTTCATGGCTGCCTAGGGGGGGCGCTGTGAGTCCCCTGGAGTTTTACATGCCGGTTGCCGAGTACCTCACGGAAAGTCCTATAGAGTTCGGTCAAACCAGCCTTGGTTCGTCCACTACAAATCTGCTGACTGTCGACCATCTACAGCCTTCATTACCATCAATCTCTCTTCCTACCCCCTCACCCTGCTTAATCTCTCCTGCCGTCCCTTTGCCTTTCGCGCTCTCTCATGGCACTACCACTCTGGGCTTTGCGTTTCAGGGAGGTGTGATTGCGGCAGCTGACACTCGCTCCAGTTGTTCAGGTTTGGTGGCCTGTCCTGCATCCCCAAAGGTCTTACCCATCCACTCTCACCTGGTGGGCACCACTTCTGGGACCTCGGCCGACTGCGCCCTCTGGAAACGCATCCTGGCAAGAGAGCTCAGGCTCTACCAGCTTCGGTATCGCCGCAGGCTCTCAACAGGGGGTGCTGCCAAACTCCTGTCACACATGCTTCACCCGTTTAAAGGCACAGAGCTGTGTGTCGCAGCCACCCTGTGTGGATGGGATGGAGATGAGGTAACTGGGCTCGATGTAGAAGAGGAACCAATCACTGGGAGATATGCAAATACTCAGCCAACCATGAAGACAAACACTCAAACAACATCGAGGATTTTAAGTAGCCAATCAG AGAGCTCCTCAGACCTCAGCGTGGTTCGTTCAAGAGTATCTGGTCCAcgtgttgtgtatgtgtgtagcGATGGACGACGTTTGCAAGGAGATCTGTTCTCTGTGGGATCTGGATCGCCTTATGCTTACTCGATCCTAGACAGCAGTGTTTACTGGGGTATGAGCGTAGTAGAGGCAGCTTCAATTGCCAGAGAAGCCGTGTACCGCGCCACACATAGGGATGCATACTCTGGAAATAACGTTGATCTCTACCATGTTACTGCCAAAGGATGGAGACGTAGACAGAGGGAGGATCTGAAAGAGGAATATTacagagaaaaagagagggagagaaagaggaCAGCAGACAGAACAATAGAAAAGACATTAATGGCTAAGTGA
- the LOC135775939 gene encoding uncharacterized protein isoform X1, giving the protein MKKKTKPTKETHHTVDEEDYDDYIPSDVKSESCCDGEVTFSTSKEQQTAQTLFCITCGKTFSSQRRLEKHERKHTEQNLHSEEHKEKKKKKKEFHCQQCGNVCGSSCNLNAHLKMHSGEKRFYCTECGNYFSTKENLKVHQKIHTEEKTYECPHCEMSFRKKAYLKTHMLLHTNEKPYECSECGKTFRDSSSLKSHQNIHSEEKLYQCSHCDKVFSHESNLLVHERVHTGEKPHHCSVCWKSFKSQAKFLVHQRTHSGEKPFKCSQFDKMFTQLDSLKTHERVHTEEKPHHCSVCGKSFRSQSKFLRHQRTHTGEKPYECSQCEKTFTQLDSLKTHERVHNVEKPHHCSVCGKSFRSQAKFLRHQKTHTGEKPYQCSQCEKTFTQLDSLKTHERVHNVEKPHHCSVCGKSFRSQSKFLRHQKTHTGEKPYQCSQCEKTFTQLDSLKTHERVHTEEKPHHCSVCGKSFRSQSKFLRHQRTHTGEKPYQCSQCEKTFTESGQLKSHERVHTGEKPHHCSVCGKSFRSQSKFLRHQKTHTGEKPYQCSQCEKTFTQLDSLKTHERVHTEEKPHHCSVCGKSFRSQSKFLRHQRTHTGEKPYQCSQCEKTFTESGQLKSHERVHTGEKPYKCSNCEKTFTESSSLKIHERVHAEEKPYICSHCGKSFPDPSSFRVHERAHIEEKPHHCSVCGKSFRSQSKFLVHQRTHTGEKPYQCSQCEKTFTESSSLKKHERVHSGEKPHQCSVCGKSFARRDHLVGHQKTHTGEKPYKCSQCEKTFAQSGHLKIHERIHTGEKPYKCSQCEKTFARSGQLKNHESVHTGQKPYKCSHCEKTFAWADQLKIHERLHTREKPFKCSQCEKAFTRSGHLKIHERIHTGEKPYQCSQCEKTFAESGSLKKHERVHSGEKPHQCSVCGRSFGQRNYLVRHQKTHTGEKPYKCSQCEKTFARSGHLKIHERIHTGEKPYKCSQCEKTFAWADQLKIHERLHTREKPFKCSQCEKAFTRSGHLKIHERVHTGEKPYQCSQCEKTFAESSSLKKHERVHSGEKPHQCSVCGRSFGQRYCLVRHQKTHTGEKPYKCSQCDKMFVRSCRLKIHEGVHTGEKPFKCSQCEKTFTRSSSLKIHERVHTGEKPHQCSVCGKSFRCRSNLEVHQRTHTGEKLYKCSQCEKTFAQSSHLKIHERIHTGEKPYKCSQCEKTFARSGQLKIHERLHTGEKPYFCSHCGKRFANFSSVRVHLRVHTGEKPYYCTVCDMSFKSQSNLRVHQRTHTGEKPFKKLSVEKARLDCLRTHQ; this is encoded by the coding sequence ATGTGAAGAGTGAATCATGTTGTGATGGAGAAGTGACGTTCTCAACATCAAAAGAGCAACAGACAGCACAAACTCTTTTCTGCATCACCTGTGGAAAGACATTCAGCTCACAGAGACGTTTAGAGAaacatgagagaaaacacacagaacagaatcttcattcagaagagcacaaggagaagaaaaagaagaagaaggagtTTCACTGTCAACAGTGTGGGAATGTTTGTGGCTCTTCCTGTAATCTGAATGCCCACCTGAAGATGCACAGTGGTGAAAAGCGTTTCTACTGCACTGAATGTGGCAATTATTTTAGCACCAAAGAAAATCTTAAAGTTCATCAGAAAATTCACACAGAAGAAAAAACATACGAGTGTCCTCACTGTGAGATGAGTTTCAGAAAAAAAGCCTATCTGAAGACACACATGCTTTTACACACCAATGAGAAACCGTATGAGTGCAGCGAATGTGGAAAAACCTTTAGGGATTCAAGTTCATTAAAATCACACCAGAATATTCACTCTGAAGAGAAACTCTATCAAtgttcacactgtgataaaGTGTTCAGTCATGAATCTAATCTTCTAGTCcatgagagagttcacactggagagaaacctcatcactgtagtgtctgttGGAAGAGTTTTAAGAGTCAGGCAAAGTTTCTAGTGCATCAGAGAACTCAttctggagagaaacctttcaaatgctctcagttTGACAAGATGTTTACTCAACTAGATTCCCTGAAGACCCacgagagagttcacactgaagagaaacctcatcactgtagtgtctgtgggaagagttttaggaGTCAGTCAAAGTTTCTGAGGCATCAGAGAACTCATACTGGTGAAAAACCTTAcgaatgctctcagtgtgagaagacATTTACTCAACTAGATTCCCTGAAGACCCATGAAAGAGTTCACAATGtagagaaacctcatcactgtagtgtctgtgggaagagttttaggaGTCAGGCAAAGTTTCTAAGGCATCagaaaactcatacaggtgaaaaaccttaccaatgctctcagtgtgagaagacATTTACTCAACTAGATTCCCTGAAGACCCATGAAAGAGTTCACAATGtagagaaacctcatcactgtagtgtctgtgggaagagttttaggaGTCAGTCAAAGTTTCTAAGGCATCagaaaactcatacaggtgaaaaaccttaccaatgctctcagtgtgagaagacGTTTACTCAACTAGATTCCCTGAAGACCCacgagagagttcacactgaagagaaacctcatcactgtagtgtttgtgggaagagttttaggaGTCAGTCAAAGTTTCTGAGGCATCAGAGAACTCATACTGGTGAAAAACCTTAccaatgctctcagtgtgagaagacATTTACTGAGTCAGGTCAGTTAAAATCCcatgagagagttcacactggagagaaacctcatcactgtagtgtctgtgggaagagttttaggaGTCAGTCAAAGTTTCTAAGGCATCagaaaactcatacaggtgaaaaaccttaccaatgctctcagtgtgagaagacGTTTACTCAACTAGATTCCCTGAAGACCCacgagagagttcacactgaagagaaacctcatcactgtagtgtttgtgggaagagttttaggaGTCAGTCAAAGTTTCTGAGGCATCAGAGAACTCATACTGGTGAAAAACCTTAccaatgctctcagtgtgagaagacATTTACTGAGTCAGGTCAGTTAAAATCCCATGAGAGAGTTCATacaggagagaaaccttacaaatgctctaaCTGTGAGAAGACTTTTACTGAGTCAAGTTCCTTAAAAATTCATGAGAGAGTTCACGCTGAAGAGAAACCTTACATCTGCTCtcactgtggaaagagcttcCCCGATCCAAGTAGTTTTAGAGTCCACGAGAGAGCTCACATTgaagagaaacctcatcactgtagtgtctgtgggaagagttttaggaGTCAGTCAAAGTTTCTAGTGCAtcagagaactcatacaggtgaaaaaccttaccaatgctctcagtgtgagaagacGTTTACTGAGTCAAGTTCCTTAAAAAAACATGAGAGAGTTCAttctggagagaaacctcatcaatgtagtgtttgtgggaagagttttgcACGGCGGGATCATTTAGTGGGACATCagaaaactcatacaggtgaaaaaccttacaaatgctctcagtgtgagaagacGTTTGCTCAATCAGGTCACTTAAAAATCCAtgagagaattcatacaggagAGAAGCCTTataaatgctctcagtgtgagaagacGTTTGCTCGATCGGGTCAGTTAAAAAACCATGAGAGCGTTCATACAGGACAGAAGCCTTATAAATGCTCTCATTGTGAGAAGACGTTTGCTTGGGCAGATCAGTTAAAAATCCATGAGAGACTTCATACAAGAGagaaacctttcaaatgctctcagtgcgAGAAGGCATTTACTCGGTCAGGTCACTTAAAAATCCAtgagagaattcatacaggagagaaaccttaccaatgctctcagtgtgagaagacGTTTGCTGAGTCAGGTTCCTTAAAAAAACATGAGAGAGTTCAttctggagagaaacctcatcaatGTAGTGTTTGTGGAAGGAGTTTTGGACAGCGTAATTATTTAGTGAGACATCagaaaactcatacaggtgaaaaaccttacaaatgctctcaatGTGAGAAGACGTTTGCTCGATCAGGTCACTTAAAAATCCAtgagagaattcatacaggagAGAAGCCTTataaatgctctcagtgtgagaagacGTTTGCTTGGGCAGATCAGTTAAAAATCCATGAGAGACTTCATACAAGAGagaaacctttcaaatgctctcagtgcgAGAAGGCATTTACTCGGTCAGGTCACTTAAAAATCCACGAGAGAGTTCATacaggagagaaaccttaccaatgctctcagtgtgagaagacGTTTGCTGAGTCAAGTTCCTTAAAAAAACATGAGAGAGTTCAttctggagagaaacctcatcaatGTAGTGTTTGTGGAAGGAGTTTTGGACAGCGTTATTGTTTAGTGAGACATCagaaaactcatacaggtgaaaaaccttacaaatgctctcagtgtgataAGATGTTTGTTCGGTCATGTCGGTTAAAAATCCACGAGGGAGTTCATACAGGAGAGAAgcctttcaaatgctctcagtgtgagaagacGTTTACCAGGTCAAGTTCCTTAAAAATACATGAGAGAGTTCATaccggagagaaacctcatcaatgtagtgtctgtgggaagagttttaggtGTCGTTCAAACTTAGAAGTGCATCAGAGAACTCATACTGGTGAAAAActttacaaatgctctcagtgtgagaagacATTTGCTCAATCAAGTCACTTAAAAATCCACgagagaattcatacaggagagaagccttacaaatgctctcagtgtgagaagacGTTTGCTCGATCAGGTCAGTTAAAAATCCACGAGAGACTTCATacaggagagaaaccttattTCTGCTCTCACTGTGGAAAACGCTTTGCTAATTTCAGTTCTGTCAGAGTTCATctgagagttcacactggagagaaaccttattaTTGTACTGTTTGTGACATGAGTTTTAAGAGTCAGTCAAACTTGCGTGTGCAtcagagaactcatacaggtgaaaaaccttttaaaaagcTCTCAGTGGAAAAAGCTCGATTAGATTGCCTGAGGACCCATCAGTaa
- the LOC135775939 gene encoding uncharacterized protein isoform X2 yields MHSGEKRFYCTECGNYFSTKENLKVHQKIHTEEKTYECPHCEMSFRKKAYLKTHMLLHTNEKPYECSECGKTFRDSSSLKSHQNIHSEEKLYQCSHCDKVFSHESNLLVHERVHTGEKPHHCSVCWKSFKSQAKFLVHQRTHSGEKPFKCSQFDKMFTQLDSLKTHERVHTEEKPHHCSVCGKSFRSQSKFLRHQRTHTGEKPYECSQCEKTFTQLDSLKTHERVHNVEKPHHCSVCGKSFRSQAKFLRHQKTHTGEKPYQCSQCEKTFTQLDSLKTHERVHNVEKPHHCSVCGKSFRSQSKFLRHQKTHTGEKPYQCSQCEKTFTQLDSLKTHERVHTEEKPHHCSVCGKSFRSQSKFLRHQRTHTGEKPYQCSQCEKTFTESGQLKSHERVHTGEKPHHCSVCGKSFRSQSKFLRHQKTHTGEKPYQCSQCEKTFTQLDSLKTHERVHTEEKPHHCSVCGKSFRSQSKFLRHQRTHTGEKPYQCSQCEKTFTESGQLKSHERVHTGEKPYKCSNCEKTFTESSSLKIHERVHAEEKPYICSHCGKSFPDPSSFRVHERAHIEEKPHHCSVCGKSFRSQSKFLVHQRTHTGEKPYQCSQCEKTFTESSSLKKHERVHSGEKPHQCSVCGKSFARRDHLVGHQKTHTGEKPYKCSQCEKTFAQSGHLKIHERIHTGEKPYKCSQCEKTFARSGQLKNHESVHTGQKPYKCSHCEKTFAWADQLKIHERLHTREKPFKCSQCEKAFTRSGHLKIHERIHTGEKPYQCSQCEKTFAESGSLKKHERVHSGEKPHQCSVCGRSFGQRNYLVRHQKTHTGEKPYKCSQCEKTFARSGHLKIHERIHTGEKPYKCSQCEKTFAWADQLKIHERLHTREKPFKCSQCEKAFTRSGHLKIHERVHTGEKPYQCSQCEKTFAESSSLKKHERVHSGEKPHQCSVCGRSFGQRYCLVRHQKTHTGEKPYKCSQCDKMFVRSCRLKIHEGVHTGEKPFKCSQCEKTFTRSSSLKIHERVHTGEKPHQCSVCGKSFRCRSNLEVHQRTHTGEKLYKCSQCEKTFAQSSHLKIHERIHTGEKPYKCSQCEKTFARSGQLKIHERLHTGEKPYFCSHCGKRFANFSSVRVHLRVHTGEKPYYCTVCDMSFKSQSNLRVHQRTHTGEKPFKKLSVEKARLDCLRTHQ; encoded by the coding sequence ATGCACAGTGGTGAAAAGCGTTTCTACTGCACTGAATGTGGCAATTATTTTAGCACCAAAGAAAATCTTAAAGTTCATCAGAAAATTCACACAGAAGAAAAAACATACGAGTGTCCTCACTGTGAGATGAGTTTCAGAAAAAAAGCCTATCTGAAGACACACATGCTTTTACACACCAATGAGAAACCGTATGAGTGCAGCGAATGTGGAAAAACCTTTAGGGATTCAAGTTCATTAAAATCACACCAGAATATTCACTCTGAAGAGAAACTCTATCAAtgttcacactgtgataaaGTGTTCAGTCATGAATCTAATCTTCTAGTCcatgagagagttcacactggagagaaacctcatcactgtagtgtctgttGGAAGAGTTTTAAGAGTCAGGCAAAGTTTCTAGTGCATCAGAGAACTCAttctggagagaaacctttcaaatgctctcagttTGACAAGATGTTTACTCAACTAGATTCCCTGAAGACCCacgagagagttcacactgaagagaaacctcatcactgtagtgtctgtgggaagagttttaggaGTCAGTCAAAGTTTCTGAGGCATCAGAGAACTCATACTGGTGAAAAACCTTAcgaatgctctcagtgtgagaagacATTTACTCAACTAGATTCCCTGAAGACCCATGAAAGAGTTCACAATGtagagaaacctcatcactgtagtgtctgtgggaagagttttaggaGTCAGGCAAAGTTTCTAAGGCATCagaaaactcatacaggtgaaaaaccttaccaatgctctcagtgtgagaagacATTTACTCAACTAGATTCCCTGAAGACCCATGAAAGAGTTCACAATGtagagaaacctcatcactgtagtgtctgtgggaagagttttaggaGTCAGTCAAAGTTTCTAAGGCATCagaaaactcatacaggtgaaaaaccttaccaatgctctcagtgtgagaagacGTTTACTCAACTAGATTCCCTGAAGACCCacgagagagttcacactgaagagaaacctcatcactgtagtgtttgtgggaagagttttaggaGTCAGTCAAAGTTTCTGAGGCATCAGAGAACTCATACTGGTGAAAAACCTTAccaatgctctcagtgtgagaagacATTTACTGAGTCAGGTCAGTTAAAATCCcatgagagagttcacactggagagaaacctcatcactgtagtgtctgtgggaagagttttaggaGTCAGTCAAAGTTTCTAAGGCATCagaaaactcatacaggtgaaaaaccttaccaatgctctcagtgtgagaagacGTTTACTCAACTAGATTCCCTGAAGACCCacgagagagttcacactgaagagaaacctcatcactgtagtgtttgtgggaagagttttaggaGTCAGTCAAAGTTTCTGAGGCATCAGAGAACTCATACTGGTGAAAAACCTTAccaatgctctcagtgtgagaagacATTTACTGAGTCAGGTCAGTTAAAATCCCATGAGAGAGTTCATacaggagagaaaccttacaaatgctctaaCTGTGAGAAGACTTTTACTGAGTCAAGTTCCTTAAAAATTCATGAGAGAGTTCACGCTGAAGAGAAACCTTACATCTGCTCtcactgtggaaagagcttcCCCGATCCAAGTAGTTTTAGAGTCCACGAGAGAGCTCACATTgaagagaaacctcatcactgtagtgtctgtgggaagagttttaggaGTCAGTCAAAGTTTCTAGTGCAtcagagaactcatacaggtgaaaaaccttaccaatgctctcagtgtgagaagacGTTTACTGAGTCAAGTTCCTTAAAAAAACATGAGAGAGTTCAttctggagagaaacctcatcaatgtagtgtttgtgggaagagttttgcACGGCGGGATCATTTAGTGGGACATCagaaaactcatacaggtgaaaaaccttacaaatgctctcagtgtgagaagacGTTTGCTCAATCAGGTCACTTAAAAATCCAtgagagaattcatacaggagAGAAGCCTTataaatgctctcagtgtgagaagacGTTTGCTCGATCGGGTCAGTTAAAAAACCATGAGAGCGTTCATACAGGACAGAAGCCTTATAAATGCTCTCATTGTGAGAAGACGTTTGCTTGGGCAGATCAGTTAAAAATCCATGAGAGACTTCATACAAGAGagaaacctttcaaatgctctcagtgcgAGAAGGCATTTACTCGGTCAGGTCACTTAAAAATCCAtgagagaattcatacaggagagaaaccttaccaatgctctcagtgtgagaagacGTTTGCTGAGTCAGGTTCCTTAAAAAAACATGAGAGAGTTCAttctggagagaaacctcatcaatGTAGTGTTTGTGGAAGGAGTTTTGGACAGCGTAATTATTTAGTGAGACATCagaaaactcatacaggtgaaaaaccttacaaatgctctcaatGTGAGAAGACGTTTGCTCGATCAGGTCACTTAAAAATCCAtgagagaattcatacaggagAGAAGCCTTataaatgctctcagtgtgagaagacGTTTGCTTGGGCAGATCAGTTAAAAATCCATGAGAGACTTCATACAAGAGagaaacctttcaaatgctctcagtgcgAGAAGGCATTTACTCGGTCAGGTCACTTAAAAATCCACGAGAGAGTTCATacaggagagaaaccttaccaatgctctcagtgtgagaagacGTTTGCTGAGTCAAGTTCCTTAAAAAAACATGAGAGAGTTCAttctggagagaaacctcatcaatGTAGTGTTTGTGGAAGGAGTTTTGGACAGCGTTATTGTTTAGTGAGACATCagaaaactcatacaggtgaaaaaccttacaaatgctctcagtgtgataAGATGTTTGTTCGGTCATGTCGGTTAAAAATCCACGAGGGAGTTCATACAGGAGAGAAgcctttcaaatgctctcagtgtgagaagacGTTTACCAGGTCAAGTTCCTTAAAAATACATGAGAGAGTTCATaccggagagaaacctcatcaatgtagtgtctgtgggaagagttttaggtGTCGTTCAAACTTAGAAGTGCATCAGAGAACTCATACTGGTGAAAAActttacaaatgctctcagtgtgagaagacATTTGCTCAATCAAGTCACTTAAAAATCCACgagagaattcatacaggagagaagccttacaaatgctctcagtgtgagaagacGTTTGCTCGATCAGGTCAGTTAAAAATCCACGAGAGACTTCATacaggagagaaaccttattTCTGCTCTCACTGTGGAAAACGCTTTGCTAATTTCAGTTCTGTCAGAGTTCATctgagagttcacactggagagaaaccttattaTTGTACTGTTTGTGACATGAGTTTTAAGAGTCAGTCAAACTTGCGTGTGCAtcagagaactcatacaggtgaaaaaccttttaaaaagcTCTCAGTGGAAAAAGCTCGATTAGATTGCCTGAGGACCCATCAGTaa